One Halobacterium zhouii genomic region harbors:
- a CDS encoding DUF7282 domain-containing protein: MSRTTSRTALLAALVAFAALAGAVPAGATADSASFHDRTVTVTRGNAVSIGVSHSARANLTIGSEQSGFEVVVPLGGGGSDKITLDTYETGGNNDAGAFISGSGATLTTQRLEHAIEPGVYEMRVTIDGTTQAVGQLEVLPRRNTTGSVGVAPGAIDPGEAGAGGVLARTTNRGTVARGDYTVFTVNESGLGSAFNPENLKGGEKAGGIDAELVALDTPPNEAQSTDSSEEITVVSHASTAGDDVRVLSQVEKHDRFLVVWDTSDVPLDSGSNHTYEFRLSLTTANNLVEERTHLVTQRVQVVEPSVELTADPGFELSPWDGATMRVSGTTNLAPTTVLDVRARQGKPNPFLWKHTPTVSANGTFGTMFDFAAADRPTSVPLWVLGHREQSEETVTLGVANASLVFDDQRASAGTVTIRRVVLSHGGFVRVTQDAVPGSVGNTTVGASAYLGPGSHENVSVALEGTVGETYNLTAVAFADANRDGALNSTDAPYNRSGSTVSDNATVRPAADSQPNTTAPSTSTQSSSTQRTVDIQDEPPLTPVANQMNGGSSGGSVPLSLFTTLAAFAAAALLAGRR; encoded by the coding sequence ATGTCACGAACGACCAGTCGAACGGCGCTGCTCGCGGCGCTCGTCGCGTTCGCAGCGCTCGCAGGCGCCGTCCCCGCCGGAGCAACAGCTGACTCCGCGTCCTTCCACGACCGCACGGTCACCGTCACGCGGGGGAACGCTGTCTCCATCGGCGTCAGCCACTCCGCCCGGGCGAACCTCACTATCGGGAGCGAGCAGTCCGGCTTCGAGGTGGTCGTTCCACTCGGCGGCGGCGGGTCGGACAAGATAACCCTCGACACGTACGAGACGGGCGGGAACAACGACGCAGGCGCGTTCATCTCCGGAAGCGGCGCGACGCTCACCACGCAGCGCCTCGAGCACGCCATCGAACCCGGCGTCTACGAGATGCGCGTCACCATCGACGGCACGACGCAGGCCGTCGGCCAACTCGAAGTGCTACCACGCCGAAACACGACCGGTAGCGTCGGCGTCGCGCCGGGCGCCATCGACCCCGGTGAGGCCGGCGCGGGCGGTGTGCTCGCCCGGACGACGAATCGCGGGACGGTGGCGCGGGGCGACTATACGGTGTTCACGGTGAACGAGAGCGGCCTCGGCTCGGCGTTCAACCCGGAGAATCTCAAGGGCGGTGAGAAAGCGGGCGGCATCGACGCGGAACTCGTTGCGCTTGACACGCCACCGAACGAAGCCCAGTCGACCGACTCCAGCGAGGAGATAACCGTGGTGTCACACGCGTCGACCGCGGGCGACGACGTGCGCGTGCTCTCACAGGTGGAGAAACACGACCGGTTCCTGGTCGTGTGGGACACCAGCGACGTGCCACTCGATTCCGGGTCGAATCACACCTACGAGTTTCGGTTGTCGTTGACGACGGCGAACAACCTCGTCGAGGAGCGCACCCACCTCGTCACGCAGCGAGTCCAGGTCGTCGAGCCATCCGTCGAGTTGACCGCAGACCCGGGGTTCGAGTTGTCGCCGTGGGACGGCGCGACGATGCGCGTGAGCGGAACGACGAATCTCGCGCCGACAACCGTCCTCGACGTGCGGGCGCGTCAGGGGAAGCCCAATCCCTTCCTCTGGAAGCACACGCCTACAGTCTCCGCGAACGGCACGTTCGGTACGATGTTCGACTTCGCGGCGGCGGACCGACCGACGTCCGTTCCCCTGTGGGTGCTCGGGCACCGCGAGCAGAGCGAGGAGACAGTGACGCTTGGGGTGGCGAACGCGTCACTCGTGTTCGACGACCAGCGGGCGAGCGCTGGCACCGTGACGATCCGTCGCGTGGTGCTCTCCCACGGCGGGTTCGTGCGCGTCACGCAGGACGCCGTGCCCGGGTCTGTGGGCAACACCACTGTCGGCGCGTCGGCGTATCTCGGCCCGGGCAGTCACGAGAACGTCTCGGTCGCCCTCGAAGGGACAGTCGGGGAGACGTACAATCTGACGGCCGTCGCGTTCGCGGACGCGAACCGCGACGGCGCGTTGAACAGCACGGACGCCCCGTACAACAGGTCGGGGTCGACCGTCTCGGACAACGCGACTGTTCGGCCGGCGGCGGACTCACAGCCGAACACGACCGCGCCGTCGACGAGTACGCAGTCCAGTTCCACGCAACGGACGGTCGACATCCAGGACGAACCGCCACTGACGCCGGTGGCGAACCAGATGAACGGCGGGTCTTCGGGCGGCAGCGTGCCGCTATCGCTATTCACGACGCTCGCCGCGTTCGCTGCGGCGGCGCTGCTCGCGGGGCGACGATGA
- a CDS encoding serine/threonine-protein kinase RIO2: MVRNVAAEMADLDPEDFHVLSGVEHGMRFSEWVNREKLPEFARLTEEEVDYRLDRMLDLEFLERKTIQYEGISLTFAGYDALALKSFAERDTVEGFGAPLGVGKESDVFEVQSFRPMALKFHREGYTNFREVHRGRDYTSEKEHTSWLYTARKAAEREYDALETLYPDVNVPRPVDQNRHAIVMEKMTGAELSKAQLEDDQASGVLDLILREVTAAYDAGYVHADISEYNVFVDEDGVTLFDWPQATPTDHENARELLDRDVGNILNYFQRKYPGSVPDPEVDAIADAVAGDSFESVMEF; this comes from the coding sequence ATGGTTCGGAACGTCGCCGCCGAGATGGCGGACCTCGACCCCGAGGACTTCCACGTGCTGTCGGGCGTCGAGCACGGCATGCGCTTCTCGGAGTGGGTGAACCGGGAGAAGCTCCCGGAGTTCGCCCGCCTCACCGAGGAGGAGGTCGACTACCGACTCGACCGCATGCTCGACCTCGAATTTCTCGAGCGGAAGACGATCCAGTACGAGGGCATCAGCCTGACGTTCGCGGGGTACGACGCACTCGCGTTGAAGTCCTTCGCAGAGCGGGACACCGTCGAGGGCTTCGGCGCGCCGCTGGGCGTCGGGAAGGAATCCGACGTCTTCGAGGTGCAGTCGTTCCGCCCGATGGCGCTGAAGTTCCACCGCGAGGGGTACACGAACTTCCGGGAGGTCCACCGGGGGCGGGACTACACCAGCGAGAAGGAACACACGTCCTGGCTGTACACCGCACGGAAGGCCGCTGAACGAGAGTACGACGCCCTGGAGACGCTGTATCCCGACGTGAACGTCCCGCGACCCGTCGACCAGAACCGCCACGCCATCGTCATGGAGAAGATGACGGGAGCAGAACTCTCGAAGGCGCAACTCGAGGACGACCAGGCGAGCGGCGTCCTCGACCTGATCCTCCGGGAGGTCACGGCGGCCTACGACGCGGGCTACGTGCACGCGGACATCAGCGAATACAACGTCTTCGTCGACGAGGACGGCGTGACACTGTTCGACTGGCCGCAGGCGACGCCGACCGACCACGAGAACGCCCGAGAGTTATTGGACCGGGACGTGGGGAACATCCTCAACTACTTCCAGCGGAAGTACCCCGGGAGCGTTCCCGACCCCGAGGTCGACGCGATAGCGGACGCGGTGGCGGGTGACTCGTTCGAATCCGTGATGGAGTTCTGA
- a CDS encoding lipoate--protein ligase family protein → MALADRNWRLIREEARDGPMQMALEEIAAQTAADGGPRTVRVYQWTPSTLSMGYGQDSESVDWQFCEREGVDVTRRQTGGGGIYHDETGDISYSIVAPAEELPGDLMECYDQLCEPILDAFHAMGVDAEFVPEEYPALHDPACYLRALHPAHDITANGRKISGNAQYRTRDAVIQHGSLSYSLAVDNHLGVFADPGVDESTFRERVTSIREESGVPRSDTVEALEDALADWCGAEEGSWTDEELTAARELAAEKYATDAWVRERTA, encoded by the coding sequence ATGGCACTCGCGGACCGGAACTGGCGGCTGATTCGGGAGGAGGCCCGCGACGGGCCGATGCAGATGGCGCTGGAGGAAATCGCCGCACAGACCGCTGCAGACGGCGGTCCGCGTACAGTTCGCGTCTACCAGTGGACTCCCTCGACGCTCTCGATGGGGTACGGGCAGGATTCCGAGAGCGTCGACTGGCAGTTCTGCGAACGCGAGGGCGTCGACGTCACCCGCCGGCAGACCGGCGGGGGTGGCATCTACCACGACGAGACCGGCGACATCTCCTACAGCATCGTCGCGCCCGCCGAGGAGCTACCGGGTGACCTGATGGAGTGTTACGACCAGCTGTGTGAGCCGATCCTCGACGCGTTCCACGCGATGGGCGTCGACGCCGAGTTCGTCCCCGAGGAGTATCCGGCGCTCCACGACCCCGCTTGCTACCTGCGCGCGCTCCACCCCGCCCACGACATCACCGCGAACGGGCGGAAGATAAGCGGGAACGCCCAGTACCGTACGCGGGATGCGGTCATCCAGCACGGGTCGCTGTCGTACTCGCTGGCGGTGGACAACCACCTCGGCGTGTTCGCCGACCCGGGCGTGGACGAATCGACGTTCAGGGAGCGCGTGACGAGCATCCGCGAGGAGTCCGGGGTTCCGCGCAGTGACACGGTCGAGGCACTGGAGGACGCGCTCGCCGACTGGTGTGGGGCCGAGGAGGGGTCGTGGACCGACGAGGAACTCACGGCGGCGCGGGAACTCGCCGCGGAGAAGTACGCGACCGACGCGTGGGTCCGAGAGCGGACGGCCTGA
- a CDS encoding redoxin domain-containing protein, which translates to MTAELEVGDTAPELEATLVQPDGTAGDVSLADLWADRPLVLAFYTNDFSPDCVKEWCSFRDYGWFTSDDRVQVVGASSSRVATHRKFIDYLDLEFPLYADTDLALADAFGVTYRAFKLFERARRSVFLVDTDGTIRYRWLGESLVDPTRDQPPLGDVRSKIEGLVGDKRETFGFN; encoded by the coding sequence ATGACTGCCGAGCTCGAAGTCGGGGACACAGCGCCCGAACTCGAAGCGACGCTCGTGCAACCGGACGGCACCGCCGGGGACGTGTCGCTCGCGGACCTCTGGGCCGACCGACCGCTGGTGCTGGCATTCTACACGAACGACTTCAGTCCGGACTGCGTGAAGGAGTGGTGTTCGTTTCGGGATTACGGCTGGTTCACCTCGGACGACCGCGTGCAGGTCGTCGGCGCGAGCAGTTCCCGCGTCGCCACGCACCGCAAGTTCATCGACTACCTCGACCTGGAATTCCCGCTGTACGCGGACACCGACCTCGCGCTCGCGGACGCCTTCGGCGTCACCTACCGGGCGTTCAAACTGTTCGAACGAGCGCGTCGCTCCGTATTCCTCGTGGACACCGACGGCACGATTCGCTACCGATGGCTCGGCGAGAGCCTCGTCGACCCGACGCGCGACCAACCGCCGCTGGGGGACGTCCGGTCGAAAATCGAGGGACTGGTCGGCGACAAGCGGGAGACGTTCGGCTTCAACTAG
- a CDS encoding deoxyribonuclease IV — protein MRVGAHVSIAGGVDNAVGNELDVGGNCGQIFTHSPQVWQDPNIDDDEAEAFRDDTSESLDGPWVIHSSYLVNLCTPKDDLREKSVDSMQKEVEAAEKLDIPYVNVHLGAHTGAGVEQGLDNAVSALDELEIPDSVTVLVESDAGSGTKLGGDIDHLAYVLEESEQDLEICLDTAHAFAAGYDLSTPQGVADTLAELDDAVGFENLACVHLNDSKHECGTNKDEHAHIGEGHIGEDGMHAFVNHEDVVEYDVPLVLETPHEDGRGFEWNIQKVRELRDA, from the coding sequence ATGCGAGTAGGCGCACACGTCTCTATCGCGGGCGGCGTCGACAACGCCGTTGGGAACGAACTGGACGTCGGCGGGAACTGCGGGCAGATATTCACGCACTCCCCGCAGGTCTGGCAGGACCCGAACATCGACGACGACGAGGCCGAAGCGTTCCGGGATGATACGAGTGAATCGCTGGACGGCCCGTGGGTGATTCACTCCTCGTACCTCGTGAACCTCTGTACGCCGAAAGACGACCTCCGCGAGAAGTCCGTAGACAGCATGCAGAAGGAGGTCGAGGCTGCCGAGAAACTCGACATCCCGTACGTGAACGTCCACCTCGGCGCACACACCGGCGCGGGCGTCGAGCAGGGACTCGACAACGCCGTGAGCGCGCTCGACGAACTCGAGATTCCGGATAGCGTCACCGTGCTCGTGGAGAGCGACGCCGGCTCCGGCACGAAACTCGGCGGCGACATCGACCACCTGGCGTACGTCCTCGAGGAGTCCGAACAGGACCTCGAGATCTGTCTGGACACCGCCCACGCGTTCGCCGCGGGCTACGACCTCTCGACCCCGCAGGGCGTCGCGGACACGCTCGCGGAACTCGACGACGCCGTCGGGTTCGAGAACCTCGCGTGCGTCCACCTGAACGACTCGAAACACGAGTGTGGGACCAACAAGGACGAGCACGCGCACATCGGGGAGGGCCACATCGGTGAGGACGGCATGCACGCGTTCGTCAACCACGAGGATGTCGTGGAGTACGACGTGCCGCTGGTGCTGGAGACGCCCCACGAGGATGGACGCGGCTTCGAGTGGAACATCCAGAAGGTGCGGGAGTTGCGTGACGCGTAG
- a CDS encoding class I SAM-dependent methyltransferase codes for MRRFTADYLEETRRGMWADRSALASLQLPSLERVLDVGCGTGELTRVLCEETPGEVVAVDADPALLAHVDAHERVLGDATRLPVRDDAFDLVVCQALLINLPDPGAAVGEFARVSSDLVAVVEPDNAAVSVESSVDAEPRLARRAREAYIAGVETDVTLGAAAADLLADAGFEDVTTTRHDHVRIVESPYDERDLEAAARKATADRLGDQRATMLAGDLDSGEYDELRADWREMGRTAVEQMREGDYERRETTPFFVTVGRAP; via the coding sequence ATGCGTCGCTTCACCGCGGACTACCTCGAAGAGACGCGCCGCGGCATGTGGGCGGACCGCAGCGCGCTCGCGTCCCTCCAGTTGCCCTCGCTGGAGCGGGTACTCGACGTCGGCTGTGGCACGGGCGAACTCACGCGCGTGCTCTGCGAGGAGACGCCCGGAGAAGTGGTCGCCGTGGACGCGGACCCCGCGCTGCTCGCGCACGTCGACGCCCACGAGCGAGTGCTCGGTGACGCCACCCGCCTCCCGGTTCGCGACGACGCGTTCGACCTGGTTGTCTGCCAGGCGCTCCTCATCAACCTCCCCGACCCCGGCGCCGCGGTCGGTGAGTTCGCCCGCGTCTCCTCGGACCTCGTTGCCGTCGTCGAACCGGACAACGCCGCGGTGAGCGTGGAGTCTTCCGTCGACGCCGAACCACGCCTCGCGCGTCGCGCACGCGAGGCGTACATCGCCGGCGTGGAGACGGACGTGACACTCGGCGCGGCCGCTGCCGACCTGCTCGCGGACGCCGGATTCGAGGACGTCACAACCACCCGCCACGACCACGTCCGGATCGTGGAGTCGCCGTACGACGAGCGCGACCTGGAGGCGGCGGCGCGGAAGGCGACGGCCGACAGACTCGGCGACCAGCGCGCGACGATGCTCGCCGGCGACCTCGACTCCGGGGAGTACGACGAACTCCGCGCTGACTGGCGCGAGATGGGGCGGACCGCCGTCGAGCAGATGCGCGAGGGCGACTACGAACGCCGGGAGACCACGCCCTTTTTCGTGACGGTCGGGCGCGCGCCGTGA
- a CDS encoding winged helix-turn-helix domain-containing protein, with protein sequence MTDADTAAAFDALGDETRVAILQALVEHRRENPQSPALSFSALRKHVGASDSGRFNYHLGKLRDRFVEKSEDGYALTFAGEQMATAVLSGAVADDAELGPEPLEDDCSFCGAALHASYEDGYISVECEADHGILQIPAAPTLVRDRDIETVLAVAVQNAYDDIALAKRGVCGSCYGHMESTLREREYEGRTVYGFEAVCSRCGERYSSTVALTLFDHPEFVAFLAAHDRDLDEQYPWQFDFVSPQFSPDVLSEDPFRVRVTVELDGDEFVAIVDDSAHVIETES encoded by the coding sequence ATGACCGACGCCGACACGGCCGCGGCGTTCGACGCGCTCGGCGACGAGACCCGCGTCGCCATCCTCCAGGCACTCGTCGAACACCGCCGGGAGAACCCCCAGAGCCCCGCCCTCTCGTTCTCCGCGCTCCGGAAGCACGTCGGCGCGAGCGACTCCGGGCGCTTCAACTACCACCTCGGGAAGCTCCGCGACCGGTTCGTGGAGAAGTCCGAGGACGGCTACGCGTTGACGTTCGCCGGCGAGCAGATGGCGACGGCGGTGCTCTCGGGCGCCGTCGCGGACGACGCGGAACTCGGGCCGGAACCCCTCGAGGACGACTGTTCGTTCTGTGGGGCCGCCCTGCACGCGTCCTACGAGGACGGGTACATCAGCGTCGAGTGCGAGGCCGACCACGGGATCTTGCAGATCCCCGCAGCGCCGACGCTGGTCCGGGACCGCGACATCGAGACGGTGCTCGCGGTCGCCGTCCAGAACGCCTACGACGACATCGCGCTGGCGAAACGCGGCGTTTGCGGGTCGTGTTACGGGCACATGGAATCGACGCTGCGGGAGCGCGAGTACGAGGGACGGACAGTGTACGGGTTCGAGGCGGTCTGCTCGCGCTGCGGCGAGCGGTACTCCTCGACGGTCGCGCTCACGCTGTTCGACCACCCCGAGTTCGTTGCTTTTCTGGCGGCCCACGACCGCGATCTGGACGAGCAGTACCCCTGGCAGTTCGATTTCGTCTCACCGCAGTTCAGCCCGGACGTGCTCTCAGAGGACCCGTTTCGGGTGCGGGTGACCGTGGAACTGGACGGCGACGAGTTCGTGGCCATCGTAGACGACTCCGCCCACGTAATCGAGACCGAATCGTAG
- a CDS encoding aminopeptidase, with protein sequence MDERVRRHAEVLVDHCTRVEQGDMVQVSAPKEAEDLVVALYEKLGEVGARPSLNWRLGPAVRAYSQAMDENDYTTKEHDLAAMEETDVVFLISGGGNAYETSDVAPSKGQAAGRANKPILEERLGTRWVITTHPTASGAQKAEMSTEAYEEFVWNAVNRDWAAQREHQAQMVEILDPAEEVRIVSGDTTDITMSVAGMDAANEYGRQNMPAGEAFTCPVPDSVEGEVLFDKPLIRQGREIRGAYLEFEGGEVVDFAAEQSEDALESILDTDEGARRLGELGIGMNRGIDRFTYNMLFDEKMGDTVHLAVGGAIEECVPGDMPFNESATHVDMIVDMAEDSRIEVDGEVVQRNGTFRFEDGFEE encoded by the coding sequence ATGGACGAACGCGTCAGACGACACGCGGAGGTGCTCGTCGACCACTGCACCCGAGTCGAACAGGGGGACATGGTGCAGGTGAGCGCCCCGAAGGAGGCCGAGGATCTGGTGGTCGCGCTGTACGAGAAACTCGGAGAGGTCGGCGCGAGACCGTCGCTGAACTGGCGGCTCGGCCCCGCCGTCCGGGCGTACAGCCAGGCGATGGACGAGAACGACTACACGACGAAGGAACACGACCTCGCGGCGATGGAGGAGACGGACGTGGTGTTCCTGATATCCGGCGGCGGGAACGCGTACGAGACCAGCGACGTGGCGCCCTCGAAGGGGCAGGCGGCGGGCCGCGCCAACAAGCCGATTCTCGAGGAGCGCCTCGGGACGCGCTGGGTCATCACGACGCACCCGACGGCGTCGGGAGCCCAGAAGGCGGAGATGTCCACGGAAGCCTACGAGGAGTTCGTCTGGAACGCCGTGAACAGGGACTGGGCGGCCCAGCGCGAGCACCAGGCCCAGATGGTCGAGATTCTCGACCCCGCAGAGGAGGTCCGCATCGTCTCCGGTGACACCACCGACATCACGATGAGCGTCGCCGGAATGGACGCGGCGAACGAGTACGGCCGCCAGAACATGCCCGCGGGCGAGGCGTTCACCTGCCCGGTCCCCGATAGCGTCGAGGGCGAGGTGCTCTTCGATAAGCCGCTCATCCGGCAGGGCCGTGAAATCAGGGGCGCCTACCTCGAGTTCGAGGGCGGTGAGGTCGTGGATTTCGCCGCCGAGCAGAGCGAGGACGCCCTGGAGTCGATTCTGGACACCGACGAGGGCGCGCGCCGCCTCGGCGAACTCGGCATCGGGATGAACCGCGGCATCGACCGATTCACGTACAACATGCTGTTCGACGAGAAGATGGGCGACACCGTCCACCTCGCTGTCGGCGGCGCCATCGAGGAGTGCGTCCCCGGGGACATGCCGTTCAACGAGTCCGCCACCCACGTCGACATGATCGTCGACATGGCGGAGGACTCGCGCATCGAGGTCGACGGCGAGGTCGTGCAGCGCAATGGCACGTTCCGATTCGAGGACGGGTTCGAGGAGTAG